The following proteins are encoded in a genomic region of Gimesia algae:
- a CDS encoding polysaccharide lyase 6 family protein, which yields MSLVLVMTAWAGIANAEELRVETPSGLKAAAESAQPGDVITIVGADWHHVALKLTLKGTPEKPVTVRSQVAWTGESSLRLYGAHGVLDGFTFKNGSLKSGHVIRVSGSHHRVTGCTIADYNPADIDVRYPWLSLYGHHHRVDHCRLAGKNHSGNMLVVWLVGEGEVGSHRITGNHFVDMARGDGNGFETLRIGTSETSMKSARCVVTENLFENCDGEVELISNKSCDNIYERNTIFGCAGALTLRHGNNCIVRENLILGDGDRHSGGIRVVGAGHQIIGNHIEGVGDRIDGAIALSAGVPDPELHQHAQVQNVLIDGNTLIDNAGEEIVTGHGLGSRSRTLLPENITIKNTRRSGKRLLKQLKPEDVGPDAKQK from the coding sequence GTGTCTCTCGTTTTAGTTATGACAGCCTGGGCTGGCATCGCGAATGCGGAAGAGCTTCGTGTGGAAACGCCGTCCGGGTTAAAGGCCGCTGCGGAGTCGGCCCAGCCGGGGGATGTCATCACCATCGTCGGCGCTGACTGGCATCACGTCGCATTGAAACTGACCCTCAAGGGAACGCCTGAGAAACCGGTCACCGTGCGTTCCCAGGTCGCGTGGACGGGTGAGTCTTCGCTCAGACTGTACGGCGCGCATGGTGTGCTTGATGGATTCACTTTTAAGAACGGGAGCCTGAAGTCGGGGCACGTCATCCGCGTGTCCGGTTCGCATCACCGGGTGACCGGCTGCACGATTGCGGACTATAATCCGGCAGACATCGATGTCCGCTATCCCTGGCTCAGCCTGTACGGACACCATCACCGCGTCGATCACTGCCGCTTAGCCGGCAAGAACCATTCGGGAAACATGCTGGTCGTCTGGCTGGTGGGAGAAGGGGAGGTCGGCTCGCATCGCATCACTGGCAATCACTTCGTCGATATGGCACGGGGAGACGGCAACGGTTTTGAAACGCTGCGGATTGGCACCAGTGAAACGTCCATGAAATCAGCCCGATGTGTGGTTACTGAGAACCTGTTCGAAAACTGTGACGGCGAAGTGGAACTCATCTCCAACAAGTCGTGCGACAATATTTACGAACGCAATACCATCTTCGGCTGCGCCGGCGCTCTGACACTGCGGCACGGAAATAACTGCATCGTTCGCGAAAACCTGATCCTGGGTGACGGCGACCGGCATTCCGGCGGCATTCGCGTTGTCGGTGCAGGGCATCAGATCATCGGCAATCATATCGAAGGAGTTGGCGACCGGATCGACGGTGCGATTGCCTTGAGCGCGGGTGTGCCAGACCCGGAACTGCATCAACACGCGCAGGTCCAAAACGTACTCATCGACGGCAACACACTGATCGACAACGCAGGCGAAGAAATCGTCACAGGCCACGGCCTGGGCAGCCGCTCGCGGACGCTGCTGCCGGAGAATATCACGATCAAAAACACCCGCCGCAGCGGTAAGAGGCTGCTCAAACAATTGAAACCGGAAGACGTCGGCCCCGATGCGAAGCAGAAGTAA
- a CDS encoding TIGR03067 domain-containing protein — MKRAHFGYLFRGALALLMSMTTLASADDAKEAAIKKDHKLIEGTWRIKTLEVNGNKADAADATKFTVVNGSDGTWSLHSEGNEVAKGTSTIDPTQKPKTIDFTPTSGQDQGQTMRGIYELKKNTRKLCFAPAGRNRPTEFSSTAENQHILVKFEREKGK, encoded by the coding sequence ATGAAACGCGCTCATTTCGGATATCTGTTTCGCGGAGCACTCGCTCTGCTCATGTCCATGACTACGCTTGCTTCTGCCGACGATGCCAAAGAGGCCGCGATCAAAAAAGACCACAAGCTGATTGAAGGAACCTGGAGGATCAAGACCCTGGAAGTCAATGGTAACAAAGCAGATGCTGCAGACGCCACTAAGTTTACGGTGGTCAACGGATCTGATGGAACCTGGAGCCTGCACTCGGAAGGGAACGAGGTCGCCAAGGGAACCAGCACTATTGATCCGACACAGAAACCCAAAACGATTGATTTCACACCAACTTCGGGGCAGGACCAGGGACAAACGATGCGGGGTATCTACGAACTCAAAAAGAATACCCGTAAGTTGTGTTTCGCACCTGCTGGTCGGAATCGTCCGACTGAATTTTCTTCAACCGCTGAGAACCAACATATTCTGGTGAAGTTTGAGAGAGAGAAGGGGAAGTAA
- a CDS encoding endonuclease/exonuclease/phosphatase family protein: MQRLSSHQLTRCSVLIVISVVCQVSSGQEPTSPDTLDRPLRVLTANIWNYAEPYELRMKLLREQITALQPDVIGFQEAGWKPKEEHQVKQLLRGMNYFIEHESDGADSKERRLLDVAVASRWPLKRKAFHSLPGSGKALAVEIAAPQPIGRLLFVSTFGTARWQFDRELQRERDAVALDRFVREISDPNGFPPIIAGDFDATPDSASIRYLTGLQSLDGHSTHYYDAWKAAGNRDEGNTWSTQNHYAKKTTEQFWRRSDHHRRIDYIFLGSPHHYRGYARVVSTRVVLNQPVGKDWPSDHFGVLAEIATTPKGSEATGIDK, from the coding sequence ATGCAGAGACTTTCTTCCCACCAGCTGACCCGCTGTAGCGTGTTGATCGTTATTTCAGTGGTCTGCCAGGTCTCATCAGGCCAGGAACCAACTTCCCCCGACACACTTGACCGTCCGCTGCGGGTTCTGACGGCGAACATCTGGAACTATGCAGAGCCGTACGAACTTCGCATGAAACTACTGCGCGAGCAGATCACCGCACTGCAGCCTGATGTGATCGGCTTTCAGGAAGCGGGCTGGAAACCAAAAGAAGAACACCAGGTCAAACAGTTGCTGCGGGGCATGAACTACTTTATTGAACATGAATCCGATGGAGCCGATTCCAAAGAACGCCGCCTGCTGGATGTGGCGGTCGCGTCCCGCTGGCCTTTGAAACGCAAAGCATTTCATAGTCTGCCTGGCAGCGGGAAAGCGCTGGCAGTTGAGATCGCAGCACCACAGCCCATCGGGCGCCTGTTGTTTGTTTCCACATTCGGGACAGCGCGCTGGCAGTTCGACCGCGAACTCCAGCGCGAACGCGATGCCGTAGCGCTGGACCGTTTCGTTCGTGAAATCAGCGATCCCAACGGCTTCCCGCCGATCATTGCCGGCGACTTTGACGCCACACCGGACTCTGCCAGTATTCGTTATCTCACCGGACTTCAGAGTCTGGATGGACACAGCACGCATTACTATGATGCGTGGAAAGCAGCCGGAAACAGGGACGAAGGGAATACCTGGTCCACGCAGAATCACTATGCGAAAAAGACCACCGAACAGTTCTGGCGTCGCTCCGACCATCATCGCCGCATCGATTATATCTTTCTCGGTTCCCCTCACCATTATCGCGGATATGCACGTGTTGTCTCAACGCGCGTCGTACTCAATCAACCTGTCGGAAAAGACTGGCCCAGCGACCATTTCGGCGTTCTGGCAGAGATCGCGACGACACCAAAAGGCTCTGAAGCGACAGGCATCGACAAATAG
- the map gene encoding type I methionyl aminopeptidase has protein sequence MTIETAKDLRELRKIGRIVAVTLQEMMEQAEPGMTTGELDLVGKVLLESHGARSAPKLTYNFPGYTCISINEEAAHGIPGNRVIQPGDVVNIDVSAEKNGYFADTGGTFVVPPGNPLKDKLIASTQMALTEACHAARAGRPLNGIGKSIQRVANQTGFRIIRNLCSHGVGRGLHEEPGEIPGYFVPGDTRVLHEGLVITIEPFLSTKSRIVTEGNDGWTLAGEAGNLSAQFEHTLVITKGKPVLLTVV, from the coding sequence GTGACAATCGAAACTGCAAAAGACCTGAGGGAACTGAGGAAAATTGGTAGAATCGTCGCGGTCACCCTGCAGGAAATGATGGAACAGGCAGAGCCGGGAATGACCACAGGAGAGTTGGATCTGGTGGGGAAAGTCTTGCTGGAATCTCACGGGGCCAGGTCCGCTCCGAAACTGACATACAATTTTCCCGGTTATACCTGTATCAGTATCAATGAGGAAGCGGCACACGGGATTCCCGGCAATCGGGTGATTCAACCAGGCGATGTTGTCAACATTGATGTCTCAGCCGAGAAGAACGGCTATTTTGCAGACACGGGCGGCACCTTCGTAGTGCCTCCGGGTAATCCTCTCAAAGACAAATTAATCGCTTCTACTCAGATGGCTTTAACCGAGGCCTGTCACGCTGCAAGGGCAGGTCGTCCGCTGAATGGGATCGGGAAATCGATTCAGAGAGTCGCGAATCAAACCGGTTTTCGCATCATTCGCAATCTGTGTAGCCATGGTGTCGGGCGAGGTCTGCACGAAGAACCTGGTGAGATTCCCGGTTATTTTGTACCAGGAGATACCAGGGTTTTGCATGAAGGGCTCGTCATTACCATCGAGCCTTTCCTGTCAACGAAAAGCAGAATCGTCACGGAAGGCAATGATGGCTGGACCCTGGCAGGGGAGGCAGGAAACTTGTCAGCCCAGTTCGAGCATACCCTGGTCATTACGAAGGGCAAGCCAGTCCTGCTGACGGTGGTCTGA
- a CDS encoding VOC family protein, producing the protein MPVDPFHLAFHVRDIAEARAFYGGLLGCSEGRSAETWVDFNFFGHQVVCHLNPTLGPEGKIASHANPVDGHGVPVPHFGVVLTMDRWNSLADRLREQDIEFVIEPYIRFAGQPGEQATMFFLDPSGNALEFKAFKDIETQLFAT; encoded by the coding sequence ATGCCCGTTGATCCGTTTCATCTTGCCTTTCATGTGCGTGACATTGCTGAAGCCAGAGCCTTTTATGGCGGACTGCTGGGCTGTAGTGAAGGTCGCAGTGCCGAGACGTGGGTCGATTTCAATTTCTTCGGTCACCAGGTCGTCTGTCACCTGAATCCGACTTTGGGACCCGAGGGCAAAATCGCTTCTCACGCCAACCCCGTTGACGGTCATGGTGTGCCTGTTCCCCATTTCGGGGTGGTGCTGACGATGGATCGCTGGAATTCGCTGGCGGATCGACTGCGCGAACAGGATATAGAATTCGTGATCGAACCCTACATTCGCTTTGCCGGTCAGCCGGGGGAACAGGCGACGATGTTTTTTCTGGATCCCAGCGGCAATGCCCTGGAGTTCAAAGCCTTCAAAGATATCGAAACGCAGCTGTTTGCGACTTGA
- a CDS encoding alpha/beta hydrolase fold domain-containing protein: protein MKHYIIISICLFSCTTTFSQEPKQVAGDRDSRRAALLKRFPESDTNKDGVLSARELAAHVKKQQNSPEMQARLKRMLQRFPEADENKDGKLSGEELRKYRAGNQNKGTPRSRRNNAPRVVATVPDVAYGDHPLQRFDLWPVPDARKPTPLVLFIHGGGFRGGDKSLLKRGLVETCHKAGVAVAAMNYRLTDTGPYPMQMHDAARGLQTIRNRAKEWNLDPERVVCFGGSAGAGISLWLAFHDDLADPDSDDPIARQSTRVLAAGAMNGQPTYDIHTFRKWFGVPDLAMGPAMPAFYHIEGEADINKPAVKALMQDASPISHLDSDDRVSVFMTYSRPASKVTRDTESAIWVHHVLLGLKLKAAMDALGLECTVTSPDIPAEKSPYDSLEDFLITKAKGIQAGE from the coding sequence ATGAAACATTACATCATCATTTCAATTTGTTTATTTTCATGTACAACCACATTCAGTCAAGAGCCGAAACAGGTAGCCGGTGATAGAGACTCACGTCGCGCAGCGCTGTTAAAACGGTTTCCTGAAAGCGATACCAATAAAGACGGAGTTCTGTCTGCCCGTGAATTGGCGGCGCATGTGAAAAAACAACAGAACAGTCCGGAAATGCAGGCGCGACTTAAACGCATGCTGCAGCGATTTCCCGAAGCCGACGAGAACAAAGATGGCAAATTAAGTGGGGAAGAACTGCGAAAATATCGGGCAGGCAACCAGAACAAAGGGACGCCGCGCTCACGACGTAATAATGCGCCCAGGGTCGTCGCGACCGTGCCTGATGTCGCTTATGGCGATCATCCATTGCAGCGGTTTGATCTGTGGCCGGTTCCCGATGCCAGGAAACCGACTCCGCTGGTCCTGTTTATTCATGGCGGTGGATTTCGCGGGGGAGATAAATCGCTGTTGAAACGGGGGCTGGTGGAAACCTGTCACAAAGCGGGCGTGGCTGTCGCAGCGATGAATTATCGCCTGACAGATACGGGCCCGTATCCCATGCAGATGCACGATGCTGCCCGCGGCTTGCAAACCATTCGAAATCGCGCGAAAGAATGGAATCTCGACCCGGAGCGCGTAGTCTGCTTTGGTGGTTCCGCGGGAGCCGGCATCAGTCTGTGGCTCGCCTTTCATGATGACCTGGCTGATCCGGATAGCGACGATCCGATCGCCCGTCAATCAACACGCGTCCTGGCAGCGGGGGCAATGAATGGCCAGCCCACCTATGATATTCATACCTTTCGGAAATGGTTTGGCGTTCCCGATCTGGCGATGGGACCTGCGATGCCGGCCTTCTATCATATTGAAGGTGAGGCGGACATTAATAAACCTGCTGTCAAAGCGTTGATGCAGGACGCGTCACCAATTAGTCATCTCGACAGTGATGATCGTGTGAGTGTTTTTATGACGTATAGCCGCCCTGCGTCCAAAGTCACACGCGATACGGAATCGGCGATCTGGGTCCACCATGTGCTGCTGGGACTCAAGTTGAAGGCAGCGATGGACGCGCTCGGTCTGGAATGCACGGTGACGTCGCCTGACATACCTGCCGAAAAGAGTCCGTATGATTCACTGGAAGACTTTTTGATTACCAAGGCAAAAGGGATCCAGGCAGGGGAGTGA